The following proteins come from a genomic window of Lolium rigidum isolate FL_2022 chromosome 5, APGP_CSIRO_Lrig_0.1, whole genome shotgun sequence:
- the LOC124653167 gene encoding U3 small nucleolar ribonucleoprotein protein MPP10-like, translating to MAMDLDAPLAADKGEVALQQLRDADPAVYLSPSADLAAAARAALKHLHSSLAVASPVQPPPLPNLLAGPNFDAEQIWSQSELLSAPLLPHLHRQLRRLEQQPPSHPSPAPPPSKSAKSEEEPSDESEEDGEGDESEDLDEDEMEGTDDELDSAEEEEEEKEEVKGRAGNGVEDKFLKVKELEDFLADAEEQEYGGSKGGEKKKGTVDWMEDESDEDMDQGGDDGEEDDDDLDLEDFDDDDDEEDGGKSGGDIKYEDFFEESHKQQGKKRNSSTKKVHFKDELQEMEGDDSANDDVKDVPTLEDEQGLSTHEKDEQGLSTHEKERLKMRAKIEQMEKASLDPCAWTMKGEVTASSRPKNSAIEVELDFEHNVRPAPVITEEVTASLEEMIKKRIAEDNFDDVEMPSILSSKAPKKQKEMDENKSTKGLAELYADDYAQKAGLAPATLSISDEQKKEANDLFKRICLKLDALSHFHFAPKPVIEDMSIQANVPALAMEEVAPVAVSDAAMLAPEEVFEGKGDIKEDTELTQAERKRRRANKKRRYAETHKDRPAKLQKNSDM from the exons ATGGCGATGGATTTGGACGCGCCGCTCGCCGCGGATAAGGGCGAGGTGGCGCTGCAGCAGCTGCGGGACGCCGACCCGGCCGTCTACCTCTCCCCGTCCGccgacctagccgccgccgcccgggcggCCCTCAAGCACCTCCACTCCTCGCTCGCCGTTGCCTCCCCCGtgcagccgccgccgctcccaaACCTCCTCGCGGGCCCCAACTTCGACGCCGAGCAGATTTGGTCCCAGAGCGAGCTGCTCTCcgcccccctcctcccccacctccaccgccagctccgccgcctcgagcagcagccgccttcgcatccgtcgccggctcctccgccGTCCAAGTCCGCTAAATCGGAGGAGGAACCGTCGGACGAATCGGAGGAGGATGGAGAGGGCGACGAATCGGAGGATTTGGACGAGGATGAGATGGAGGGCACGGACGATGAGTTGGATtctgcggaggaggaggaggaagaaaaggaGGAGGTGAAAGGTAGGGCCGGTAATGGGGTGGAGGACAAGTTCCTAAAGGTAAAGGAGCTTGAAGATTTTCTAGCGGATGCGGAGGAACAGGAGTATGGTGGTTCCAAGGGAGGCGAGAAAAAGAAGGGAACCGTGGACTGGATGGAGGACGAGAGTGATGAGGACATGGACCAAGGTGGCGATGATGGAGAAGAAGACGATGACGATTTGGAT TTGGAAGAttttgatgacgatgatgatgaagaggatggagGAAAATCTGGTGGAGATATAAA GTATGAGGATTTTTTTGAGGAAAGCCATAAGCAACAAGGCAAGAAGAGAAATAGTTCCACAAAGAAAGTCCACTTCAAGGATGAATTACAAGAAATGGAAGGGGATGACAGTGCGAATGATGATGTAAAGGATGTTCCAACATTAGAG GATGAACAGGGTCTTTCAACTCATGAGAAGGATGAACAGGGACTTTCAACTCATGAGAAGGAGCGCCTGAAGATGCGTGCTAAAATAGAGCAAATGGAGAAAGCTAGTCTTGATCCCTGTGCATGGACCATGAAGGGAGAG GTTACTGCTTCCAGCAGGCCCAAAAATAGTGCCATTGAAGTGGAGCTTGATTTTGAACATAATGTGAGACCTGCCCCAGTAATCACAGAGGAAGTCACAGCTTCTCTAGAGGAGATGATAAAGAAAAGAATTGCAGAG gataattttgatgatgttgAAATGCCTTCAATCTTGTCATCTAAAGCTCCAAAGAAGCAAAAGGAGATG GATGAAAACAAGAGCACGAAGGGTCTTGCTGAACTTTATGCG GATGATTATGCACAAAAAGCTGGCCTTGCACCTGCCACACTTTCTATTTCAGATGAACAGAAGAAAGAG GCAAATGATTTATTTAAGAGGATATGCTTGAAGTTGGATGCACTCTCTCATTTCCACTTTGCCCCGAAGCCG GTCATTGAGGATATGTCTATACAAGCAAACGTACCTGCTCTAGCAATGGAAGAG GTCGCACCTGTAGCTGTTTCAGATGCGGCGATGCTTGCTCCTGAAGAAGTTTTTGAAGGGAAAGGCGATATTAAAGAAGACACAGAGCTCACACAAGCTGAGCGCAAAAGAAGAAGAGCTAACAAGAAAAGGAGATATGCAG AAACACACAAGGACAGGCCAGCCAAGTTGCAGAAAAACTCAGATATGTAG